The Granulicella arctica genome has a segment encoding these proteins:
- a CDS encoding MobA/MobL family protein translates to MSRGDSNRKDNSKGNRRRNDNRNRKGKNHRMAIVHVAFKSSSQAPPAAAHARYLAREGQYQQRGGVELVEFGNMPEFAQADPHSFWVAADAHERANGRTYTELQIALPRELEPAQRQELAREATRELLGDRFAYTLAVHTPLAKDNIEQPHLHLMFSERAVTAATREMPEERFFKRNGAKKDPGWNDQNKPEEVRGKWVAMMNGAMQRAGIEQRLDARSWAEQGRGDLASLREEKTLQGFGPDAMERHAEIDQLRQERAELAPPHLDRAGAIQHLEQQAEQQIAGVQARTSQELSRLDKLIAAARELANEVKERTVAVAQNVAERVEQLRGQFERWREQRVEGKPEQHLETQRPSPAQEKQELERAGPAQAVDASMSSQIEQRLQAFRERYEANKQEREPAVVPEPPAQEAAVKQEPEQELKIEREIGFGIGL, encoded by the coding sequence GTGAGCAGAGGCGACAGCAACCGCAAGGACAACAGTAAAGGCAACCGCCGCCGCAACGACAACCGCAACCGCAAAGGCAAGAACCACCGCATGGCTATCGTGCATGTCGCCTTCAAGTCGTCGAGTCAAGCACCGCCCGCAGCGGCGCACGCGCGGTACCTTGCGCGCGAGGGCCAGTACCAGCAGCGCGGCGGCGTGGAGCTGGTTGAATTCGGCAATATGCCAGAGTTTGCCCAGGCCGATCCGCACTCGTTTTGGGTGGCCGCCGATGCGCATGAACGTGCGAATGGCCGTACCTATACGGAGCTGCAGATCGCACTACCGCGTGAGCTTGAACCGGCGCAGCGCCAGGAGCTGGCCCGCGAAGCTACGCGCGAGCTGCTGGGGGATCGTTTTGCCTATACGCTGGCCGTCCATACGCCGCTCGCCAAGGACAACATTGAGCAGCCGCACCTGCACCTGATGTTCTCGGAGCGTGCCGTTACCGCTGCCACGCGGGAGATGCCCGAGGAGCGTTTTTTCAAACGCAACGGGGCGAAGAAAGACCCGGGGTGGAACGACCAGAACAAGCCGGAAGAGGTTCGCGGGAAGTGGGTTGCGATGATGAACGGCGCGATGCAGCGAGCGGGCATCGAGCAGCGCCTGGACGCACGCTCCTGGGCTGAGCAAGGACGTGGAGACCTCGCCTCCCTGCGGGAGGAAAAGACACTTCAAGGGTTTGGTCCGGACGCGATGGAGCGGCACGCGGAGATCGACCAATTACGCCAGGAGCGGGCCGAGCTCGCGCCGCCGCACCTCGACCGTGCGGGCGCGATCCAGCATCTGGAACAACAGGCCGAGCAGCAGATCGCCGGAGTGCAGGCGCGCACGTCCCAGGAACTCTCTCGCCTGGACAAGTTGATCGCCGCCGCGCGCGAGCTGGCGAACGAAGTAAAGGAGCGGACGGTTGCCGTCGCCCAGAATGTGGCCGAGCGGGTCGAGCAGCTTCGGGGGCAGTTCGAGCGGTGGCGAGAGCAGCGGGTGGAGGGTAAACCCGAGCAGCATTTAGAGACTCAACGGCCTTCTCCTGCCCAAGAGAAACAAGAGCTGGAGCGGGCGGGTCCGGCGCAGGCCGTGGATGCATCGATGTCCTCTCAGATCGAGCAGCGGTTGCAGGCCTTCCGGGAGCGGTATGAGGCGAACAAGCAAGAGCGCGAGCCGGCAGTGGTTCCAGAGCCACCGGCACAGGAAGCCGCGGTGAAGCAAGAACCTGAGCAAGAGCTGAAGATCGAACGGGAGATCGGCTTCGGCATCGGGCTATAG
- a CDS encoding helix-turn-helix domain-containing protein, whose product MKSWAKIRGEMPLESQARLDARLEETLASMPLDKMRKARSLTQVAVAERLHVDQGSVSKLEGRTDMYLSTLREYVEALGGTLELRADFPDGSINIDLHAS is encoded by the coding sequence ATGAAGAGCTGGGCAAAGATTCGTGGAGAAATGCCGCTGGAGAGCCAGGCACGCCTGGATGCACGCCTGGAAGAAACGCTAGCGTCGATGCCGCTGGACAAGATGCGGAAGGCTCGCAGCTTGACCCAGGTAGCCGTAGCGGAACGTCTGCATGTCGATCAGGGTTCCGTCTCCAAGCTTGAAGGCCGCACCGATATGTACCTCAGCACCCTGCGCGAGTACGTCGAGGCTCTGGGAGGCACGCTCGAGTTGCGAGCAGACTTCCCGGATGGGTCGATCAATATCGACCTGCACGCTTCCTAA
- a CDS encoding type II toxin-antitoxin system RelE/ParE family toxin: MPCLVMAWDVELTEECEAWWNTLTQTEQESVGHGFDLLAELGPALSRPHADTLKGSRFPNLKELRVQHEGRPYRVLYAFDPRRVALLLLGGDKTGDGRWYEKAIPQAEKIYAKHLEELG, translated from the coding sequence ATGCCATGCTTGGTTATGGCGTGGGATGTAGAGCTGACCGAAGAGTGCGAGGCCTGGTGGAACACGCTCACCCAAACTGAACAGGAAAGCGTTGGTCATGGGTTCGATCTACTTGCCGAGCTGGGGCCAGCCCTGTCTCGGCCTCATGCCGACACGCTGAAGGGATCACGCTTCCCGAACTTGAAAGAGCTTCGGGTGCAGCATGAAGGCCGTCCCTATCGCGTGCTGTATGCCTTCGATCCCCGGCGCGTGGCGCTGCTATTGCTGGGAGGCGATAAGACCGGCGATGGCCGATGGTATGAGAAAGCCATACCGCAGGCCGAGAAGATCTATGCGAAGCACCTGGAGGAACTGGGATGA
- a CDS encoding replication initiation protein, with product MAAPTGPNSISKRDHAAEKHLAVSRRAARFAGIREKRDEGVLSEEIFQVSQALILCGLPYQPTTERHFTRKARLGDGSTVAVTFSTALEAAMPYGSDRTLLHFLMDRAVKTGSRFVSWETATEFLNTMNLATGGKNRRDLRERFRRIAGLTIGVERKTADSYSGRVMPIIGEYHLPTSIDVRAETNGSAMLPLTDKIVYGVEIDDKFFKDLLAHHVPVPAEIIRATRKQSQLQDLVVFLYWRCYAAESTSLIKWEYLRQQVWQDDKKERRIRERFVEAIACLRTLWPEVNAEALSTGLSVGKPRAGRYLLVEATNTRRL from the coding sequence ATGGCAGCACCGACCGGACCAAACTCGATTTCCAAGCGTGACCACGCGGCAGAGAAGCATCTTGCCGTGAGTCGTCGCGCGGCCCGGTTCGCTGGCATCCGTGAGAAACGCGATGAAGGCGTGCTTTCCGAGGAGATTTTCCAGGTCTCCCAGGCTCTCATTCTTTGCGGGCTTCCTTATCAGCCGACCACGGAGCGGCACTTTACGCGTAAGGCGCGGCTGGGCGACGGCAGTACGGTAGCGGTCACGTTTAGCACGGCTCTTGAAGCGGCGATGCCGTATGGAAGCGATCGAACGCTCTTACATTTCCTCATGGATAGGGCAGTCAAGACAGGCTCCCGTTTTGTGAGTTGGGAGACGGCGACAGAGTTTCTAAACACGATGAACCTAGCGACCGGGGGAAAGAATCGGCGGGATCTTCGTGAACGCTTCAGACGAATCGCAGGTCTCACTATCGGTGTCGAACGTAAGACAGCGGACAGCTACAGCGGGCGAGTGATGCCAATCATCGGCGAGTACCACCTGCCCACAAGCATCGACGTCAGGGCAGAGACAAATGGCTCCGCGATGCTCCCCCTGACTGACAAAATCGTCTACGGGGTCGAGATCGACGACAAGTTTTTCAAAGACCTTCTCGCCCATCATGTACCCGTTCCGGCGGAGATTATTCGAGCCACCCGAAAGCAATCGCAGCTGCAGGACCTGGTGGTCTTTCTATACTGGCGTTGCTACGCGGCTGAAAGCACTAGCCTTATCAAGTGGGAGTACCTGCGGCAACAGGTGTGGCAGGACGACAAGAAGGAACGGCGCATCCGGGAAAGGTTTGTAGAGGCCATTGCTTGTCTGCGCACTCTCTGGCCCGAGGTCAATGCCGAAGCACTGTCCACGGGATTATCGGTGGGGAAACCGAGAGCTGGTCGTTATTTACTAGTAGAAGCGACAAACACCCGAAGACTGTAG
- the parA gene encoding ParA family partition ATPase: MPVVAVLNQKGGVGKTTLATNLAAVFASAGERVQYIDADPQATALDWSATRTGEPLFPVVGIPKNTLHRDMPTLSAPYEWTFIDGPPLVFDVAKSAIMASDLVVIPVQPSAFDIWSAKKITDLIAEAQMYKPNLKYAFAVNRKSAGTAISRDFRQSLSAAFPESPIFLTEVGQRVAFVESSARGLTVVETEPKGQAAREIQKLAAEIREMTTNG, encoded by the coding sequence ATGCCCGTAGTTGCAGTTCTCAACCAAAAAGGCGGAGTGGGAAAGACCACACTGGCGACCAACTTGGCCGCTGTGTTCGCCAGCGCAGGAGAGCGCGTTCAGTACATCGACGCCGATCCGCAAGCTACGGCTCTCGACTGGAGCGCAACCAGGACGGGCGAACCTTTATTTCCGGTAGTAGGCATTCCCAAGAACACTCTTCACCGCGACATGCCTACCTTGTCAGCCCCTTATGAATGGACATTCATAGACGGACCGCCGCTTGTATTCGACGTTGCCAAGTCCGCGATCATGGCAAGCGATCTAGTCGTAATCCCTGTTCAGCCGTCGGCTTTTGACATCTGGAGCGCAAAGAAAATTACCGATCTAATTGCCGAAGCTCAAATGTACAAACCGAACCTCAAATACGCTTTTGCGGTGAATCGTAAAAGCGCAGGTACGGCGATAAGTCGTGACTTTCGTCAGTCTCTCTCGGCGGCTTTTCCTGAAAGTCCCATATTTCTTACTGAAGTCGGGCAACGGGTGGCGTTCGTCGAAAGTTCAGCGCGTGGGTTGACCGTCGTTGAGACGGAGCCGAAGGGGCAGGCAGCGCGGGAGATTCAGAAGCTGGCAGCAGAAATTAGGGAGATGACCACCAATGGCTAA
- a CDS encoding recombinase family protein yields the protein MRKPKEPISTKKPVRRAGTGLQIGYLRVSAVDQNELRQLEGLKLDKTFTDKASGKDVHRPQFELLLSFIREGDTLICHSMDRLARNLDDLRRIVLELTRRGVHVQFRKEQLTFTGEDSPMANLLLSVMGAFAQFERELIRERQREGIALAKKRGAYVGRKRALTPAQAVTLLKRVADGESKTALARELGLTRDTIYRYMRRSISSKSAGKKGQQ from the coding sequence ATGAGGAAGCCTAAAGAACCTATTTCTACGAAGAAGCCCGTCCGGAGAGCAGGGACGGGCCTGCAGATAGGATACCTGCGCGTCAGTGCCGTCGACCAGAATGAACTTCGGCAGTTGGAAGGCCTCAAACTCGACAAGACGTTCACCGATAAAGCGTCTGGGAAAGACGTTCATCGTCCGCAATTTGAGCTTCTGCTGTCCTTCATCCGGGAAGGCGACACCCTGATCTGTCATTCCATGGACCGGCTGGCTCGCAACCTGGACGACCTGCGACGGATTGTCCTGGAGTTGACCCGGCGCGGCGTCCATGTCCAATTCCGCAAAGAGCAGCTGACCTTTACCGGCGAAGACTCACCAATGGCCAATCTCCTGCTGAGTGTCATGGGCGCCTTTGCTCAATTTGAACGGGAGCTTATCCGAGAACGGCAACGAGAGGGAATTGCCCTGGCGAAGAAGCGGGGTGCCTATGTTGGACGGAAACGCGCACTGACACCCGCCCAAGCCGTGACTTTGCTGAAGCGGGTAGCTGACGGCGAATCGAAGACGGCTCTTGCTCGGGAGCTTGGCCTGACGCGGGACACGATCTACCGTTACATGAGGCGATCAATATCAAGTAAGTCAGCAGGGAAGAAGGGCCAGCAATGA